The genomic DNA AACCCGGAGACGGAAGGGACGCGGATGATCCTTGTCCGCGTCCGGCTGAGTCTGGAGGAGACGCTGGCGGCGTTTCACAAACTGTACGCCTCGGAGGGCTGGGCGCCGCGCGAGCCGATCGACCCGAAGGCGCAGACCGAGCGGGGCTGGCTCGTGTGGTTCATTCGCCAGGGCCGGCACCGGATCCTCTATGCCGAGCCGCGCCAAGGGGCCGAAGAAACGCTGGCGGCGGTGTGCGAACTTCGGTATTAATACTACTACGCTGTGTTCTTCAACGCAGAGAGCGCCGAGAACGCGGAGAACAGCTGTCAAGAGGTCAAAAGGAATAAGGAGACGGCGTGAAGTTGGGGGTGTGGAATAGCGCCCGGCCCGGCCCGGGGCAGGCCGTGCAAGTTAAAGAAGAGGTTATCTCTGCGCTCTCTGCGATCTCTGCGTTGAGATAGCGTTGTAGAATTAATCAGGGGTCCCTGGAAGGAAACGAGACCGATGGCCACGTCGAACCGAATGCAACTCATCCCGAGCACGGGGGTGCTGCTGGGGGCGATCGCGGCGGGCGTCGTCGCCGCCATCCTCATCAACGTGTACATCGGCAGCGTCGAGAGCCGGTACACCGCCGGCTCGATGAGCATCTACGTCCTGAAGGAGCCGGTCAAGGAGGGCCAGTCGCTTCTGGTGAAGCAGTTGACGACCGTGCGCGTGCCTCGCATCTTCGAGAAGGCGTTTGAGAAGGCCCTCAAGCCGGGCGAGGAAGGATACCTGATGGATAAGACGGCGCCGCGCGCGATGGGCGAAGGCCAGCCGATCTACTACGGCGACCTGTACGATGTAGAAATCATAGCACTGGCGGTCAACCCCGGACAGGGGTTCGACCTGCTGACGATCCCGGTCCAGTCGGACAATTCGCCCGGGCGGCAACTCCAGCCGGGCGGCTACGTCCGGCTCTACGCCGTCTTCGACCTCGACCCGGACCCGCGGAAGGAGCAGCGGGAAACGATGGACGTCATCGAAAACGTCCAGGTCCGGGCGGTGGACGGGTCGACGAGGCCGACGGCGGCGGACAAACGCGCCCGCTACGACAACATCAGTATCCTGGTGACGCAGGAGCAGGCGAAAAAACTCCTTCAGATCCAGGACGTGATGGTGGAGAAAAGTTTCGTCGTGACGGTGACGCACCGGCCGGACCAGGTCAAGAAACTCGAACCGAAGATCAATCCGGAGGTGCTGCGCTTCATCGAATCGCGGGGGACGGTGTTGCCGAGTCCGTAGGCGAGGGCCTGCCGTGCGCGTGATCGCGTACAGCCAATTGAGCGACGTGCGCCAGGAAGTGGATTTCACGGGGGACATTCTGCGCATCGGGCGGGATGCGGCCAACGACCTGGAACTGCCGAGCCCCTTCGTCTCGCGCGAGCACGCGCGGCTCCTAAAGCGCGACGGCGAGTACTTCATCGAGAACGTGGGGCTGAACGGCACGCTGGTGGAGGAGCACCTGGTGGGCCTGGGCGAGCAGGTGCGGATCGCGCCCGGCCAGGAGATTCACATCGGCGAGTGGGCGCTGTATCTGGTGGCGGAAGAGGCGCCCGGCCGGCCGGCGGACGAGGCGATGAAGATTCGCCGGCGGCACACCCCCCTCGCCAAGGCTATGGAGATCGAGAACAAGGTCCATAGCGAACTCTTGCGGCGGCTGAACCTGCGGGCCATCGAGGTCGAGGCCCAGGACGACCCCCGCTACGTCGGCCACATCAAGGCACACCTCGGCAGCATCCTCGACGAGTTCACGAGCCAGGTGGACGACGAGAGCGGCTGGTTCCTCGTGGAGCAGCAGTTGAAGCGCGACGTCCTGACGGAACTCCTTCGCCGGGCCGGCTCGAAGATGCGCCCGCCCATCCTCCAGGCCGGCGACGCCGTCCTCGACCCCCAGTACGAGGCCTCGCTGCTGCGCCTGCGGGACATGCTGAACGGCGACTTGGGGCTCACGTTCAACCCGGAGCGCCTCAAGGAGGACATCGAGACGGTCGAGGAGGAGTTCCACGAGGCGTTCGACCGCGAGGCCCCCCAGGTGACCGAGTCGCTCTGGGTCTACGTCGTCAGGCGGTACCTGATGAAGGACATCCTGGACATCGTCCTGGGGCTGGGACCGATCCAGGACCTCCTCGACATGCCGAACGTCACGGAAATCATGGTCGTCGGACCGAGCAAGATTTACATCGAGGAGAACGGCGTCATCCGGAACACGGGGCGATCGTTCTTCTCCGCCGAGGTGGTGCAGACGGTGATCGAGCGGATCGTGACGCCGATCGGACGCCGCATCGACCGCTCGTCGCCGATCGTCGACGCCCGCCTGCCCGACGGCAGCCGCGTCAACGCCACCATCGAGCCCCTCTCCCTCGTCGGCCCCGTCCTGACGATCCGCAAGTTCGCCGAGGTGCCGTACACCATCGACGACCTCGTCTCCTTCGGGACGATCACGCCGTTCGCCGGCAACTTCCTGCGGGCGTGCGTCCTGGGCCGAAAAAACTTGCTGGTGTCGGGGGGGACGGCGTCGGGCAAAACGACCCTCCTGAACGTCCTCTCGGGCTTCATCCCGCCGCACGAACGCATCATCACGATCGAGGACTCGGCCGAGTTGCAGTTGTTCCAGGAGCACGTCGTCCGCGTCGAGACGCGCCAGGCGAACGTCGAGGGCAAGGGGCGGTACACCATCCGCGACCTCGTGCAGAACGCGCTCCGCCAGCGCCCCGACCGCATCATCGTCGGCGAGGT from Planctomycetota bacterium includes the following:
- a CDS encoding RcpC/CpaB family pilus assembly protein: MATSNRMQLIPSTGVLLGAIAAGVVAAILINVYIGSVESRYTAGSMSIYVLKEPVKEGQSLLVKQLTTVRVPRIFEKAFEKALKPGEEGYLMDKTAPRAMGEGQPIYYGDLYDVEIIALAVNPGQGFDLLTIPVQSDNSPGRQLQPGGYVRLYAVFDLDPDPRKEQRETMDVIENVQVRAVDGSTRPTAADKRARYDNISILVTQEQAKKLLQIQDVMVEKSFVVTVTHRPDQVKKLEPKINPEVLRFIESRGTVLPSP
- a CDS encoding ATPase, T2SS/T4P/T4SS family, coding for MRVIAYSQLSDVRQEVDFTGDILRIGRDAANDLELPSPFVSREHARLLKRDGEYFIENVGLNGTLVEEHLVGLGEQVRIAPGQEIHIGEWALYLVAEEAPGRPADEAMKIRRRHTPLAKAMEIENKVHSELLRRLNLRAIEVEAQDDPRYVGHIKAHLGSILDEFTSQVDDESGWFLVEQQLKRDVLTELLRRAGSKMRPPILQAGDAVLDPQYEASLLRLRDMLNGDLGLTFNPERLKEDIETVEEEFHEAFDREAPQVTESLWVYVVRRYLMKDILDIVLGLGPIQDLLDMPNVTEIMVVGPSKIYIEENGVIRNTGRSFFSAEVVQTVIERIVTPIGRRIDRSSPIVDARLPDGSRVNATIEPLSLVGPVLTIRKFAEVPYTIDDLVSFGTITPFAGNFLRACVLGRKNLLVSGGTASGKTTLLNVLSGFIPPHERIITIEDSAELQLFQEHVVRVETRQANVEGKGRYTIRDLVQNALRQRPDRIIVGEVRGAEALDMLQAMNTGHDGSLTTIHANGPEDAMKRLEGLVLEGVDMPIRAIREQIVTALDVICHLTRFADGRREVTAISEVAGLDRDEGTIVVEDIFVRPARGHKGRARGELMHTGYIPMFAQDLLRKGLLTVDAFM